DNA from Sulfitobacter albidus:
ACCCCCGATGATGCCTACCACCTTGGCCTTGCGCCTGAGATGGACAATGTCTGGGTCGCCGCCGGGTTCAACTCGATCGGGATCCAGTCGGCGGGAGGCGCGGGTATGGCGCTGGCGCAGTGGATGGACGAGGGGCACAAGCCCTTCGATCTGGGCGATGTGGATATCAGCCGGATGCAGCCGTTTCAGGGCAACCGCACCTATTTGCGCGCGCGGTCGAGCGAGACGTTGGGGCTGCTTTACGCCGATCACTTTCCCTACCGGCAAAAGGCCACGGCGCGGGGCGTGCGGCGCACGCCGTTCCACCACCACCTGATCGAACGCGGTGGCGTCATGGGTGAGCTTGCGGGATGGGAGCGGGCCAATTGGTTTGCGCGCGAGGCACAGGATCCAACCTATGAGTATTCCTGGAGCCGCCAGAACTTTTTCGACAACGTGCGCGAGGAGCACATGGCGGTGCGCCAGAATGTCGGCATGTACGACATGTCCTCCTTCGGCAAGATCCGGGTTGAGGGGCGCGATGCCGAAGCCTTCCTCAACTATGTCGGCGGCGGGGACTATTCGGTGCCGGTGGGCAAGATCGTCTATACCCAATTCCTCAACCCGCGCGGTGGGATCGAGGCGGATGTGACCGTCACCCGCCTGTCAGAGACGGCCTATCTGGTCGTTACCCCTGCGGGCACACGGCTGGCGGATGAAACCTGGCTGCGGCGGCATCAGGGCGATTTCAACGTGGTCATCACCGATGTGACCGCAGGCGAGGGCGTGCTGGCCGTGATGGGGCCGCGTGCGCGCGATCTGCTGTCGGCCGTCAGCCCCAATGATTTCACCAATGCGGTGAACCCCTTTGGCACCGCGCAGGAGATCGAGATCGGCATGGGGCTGGCCCGTGTGCACCGCGTCACCTACGTGGGCGAGCTGGGCTGGGAGGTCTACGTCAGCGCCGATCAGGCGGGCCACGTGTTCGAGACATTGACCGAAGCCGGTCAGGATTTCGGGATGCGCCTGTGCGGGATGCACATGATGGACACCTGCCGGATGGAAAAGGGCTTCCGCCACTTTGGGCACGATATCACCTCCGAGGATCACGTGCTTGAGGCGGGGCTGGGCTTTGCCGTGAAAACCGCCAAGCCGGACTTCATCGGCCGCGCGGCGGTGCTGGAGAAGAAAGAGACGGGTCTGCAAAGCCGCCTGCTGCAGTTCCGCCTGACGGATCCCGAGCCGCTGCTGTATCACAACGAGCCGGTGCTGCGCGACGGGGAGATCGTGGGCTATCTGAGCTCGGGCGCCTACGGGCACGCGCTGGGCGGTGCGATGGGGCTGGGATATGTGCCGTGCCCGGGTGAAAAGCCTGCGGATGTGCTGGCCTCGACCTACGAGATCGACGTGATGGGCACGCGGGTGCGGGCGGAGGCGT
Protein-coding regions in this window:
- a CDS encoding GcvT family protein, producing the protein MADVPSHARVVIIGGGVIGCSVAYHLTKLGWKDVVLLERRQLTSGTTWHAAGLIAQLRSSKNMTRLAKYSQELYGTLEEETGVATGFKRCGSITVALTEERREEILRQAAMARAFGVDVEEISAAEVKARYEHLNIEGVTGAVYLDKDGQGDPANIALALAKGARQRGAKVIERCEVTGVTREGRRITGVDWQSEEESGHISAEMVVNCGGMWGHGLGRMLGVNVPLHACEHFYIVTEAIPNLTQLPVLRVPDECAYYKEDAGKMLLGAFEPVAKPWTLDIPKDFEFDQLPEDFDHFEPILERAVERLPMLAEAGIHTFFNGPESFTPDDAYHLGLAPEMDNVWVAAGFNSIGIQSAGGAGMALAQWMDEGHKPFDLGDVDISRMQPFQGNRTYLRARSSETLGLLYADHFPYRQKATARGVRRTPFHHHLIERGGVMGELAGWERANWFAREAQDPTYEYSWSRQNFFDNVREEHMAVRQNVGMYDMSSFGKIRVEGRDAEAFLNYVGGGDYSVPVGKIVYTQFLNPRGGIEADVTVTRLSETAYLVVTPAGTRLADETWLRRHQGDFNVVITDVTAGEGVLAVMGPRARDLLSAVSPNDFTNAVNPFGTAQEIEIGMGLARVHRVTYVGELGWEVYVSADQAGHVFETLTEAGQDFGMRLCGMHMMDTCRMEKGFRHFGHDITSEDHVLEAGLGFAVKTAKPDFIGRAAVLEKKETGLQSRLLQFRLTDPEPLLYHNEPVLRDGEIVGYLSSGAYGHALGGAMGLGYVPCPGEKPADVLASTYEIDVMGTRVRAEASLKPMYDPTSERVKV